The following proteins are encoded in a genomic region of Blastococcus colisei:
- a CDS encoding putative bifunctional diguanylate cyclase/phosphodiesterase: protein MRPEDLVVRLGGDEFGCSADPPARHRQRRRTGPSSCLRRLREAPFTVEGVDLSVDASIGVALAPEHGRTLPELLQRADVAMYQAKRSRRGTTVYDPATDQHTVGQLAMVTELRRALDNDEFVLHYQPKVSLGNLQVTSVEALVRWQHPTRGLLPPGEFLPVLERSGLMQQLTRWVLRTAIQQAASWRRAGMPLQVAVNISPRSLLQEDLPARVLAALLAAELPASLLQLEITETAVMTNPERAAFVLTQLQSRGVEVAIDDFGAGYTSLAFLRILPVAALKIDRSLIKDMLDHDEDEAVTSAVTDLAHRLGFSVIAEGVETEALLDRLAALGCDQVQGYVISAPLPPAALEGWLADWQTRRSTPVETAAAS, encoded by the coding sequence GTGCGGCCGGAGGATCTGGTGGTCCGCCTCGGTGGGGACGAGTTCGGCTGTTCTGCTGACCCACCTGCCCGACACCGGCAGCGGCGCAGGACCGGGCCGAGCAGCTGCCTCCGCCGGCTGCGGGAGGCCCCTTTCACCGTGGAGGGTGTCGACCTGTCCGTCGACGCCAGCATCGGCGTCGCGCTGGCCCCCGAGCACGGCAGAACGCTGCCCGAGCTGCTGCAGCGCGCCGACGTCGCCATGTATCAGGCCAAGCGCAGCCGCCGCGGCACCACGGTCTATGACCCCGCGACCGACCAGCACACCGTCGGGCAACTGGCCATGGTCACCGAGCTGCGCCGGGCCCTGGACAACGACGAGTTCGTGCTGCACTACCAGCCCAAGGTCTCCCTCGGAAACCTACAGGTCACCAGCGTGGAGGCGCTGGTGCGCTGGCAACACCCCACCCGCGGGCTGCTGCCGCCGGGGGAGTTCCTTCCGGTGCTGGAACGCAGCGGACTGATGCAGCAGCTGACCCGCTGGGTGCTCCGCACTGCCATCCAGCAGGCCGCCAGCTGGCGTCGGGCCGGCATGCCGCTGCAGGTGGCCGTCAACATCAGCCCCCGCAGCCTGCTGCAGGAGGACCTGCCCGCCCGCGTGCTGGCCGCGCTGCTGGCGGCCGAGCTGCCGGCGTCGCTGCTGCAGCTGGAGATCACCGAGACGGCGGTGATGACCAACCCCGAACGCGCCGCCTTCGTCCTGACCCAGCTCCAGAGTCGGGGCGTCGAGGTCGCCATCGACGACTTCGGCGCCGGCTACACCAGCCTCGCGTTCCTCCGCATCCTGCCGGTCGCCGCGCTGAAGATCGACCGCAGCCTGATCAAAGACATGCTCGACCACGACGAGGACGAGGCGGTCACCTCGGCAGTGACCGACCTGGCCCACCGGCTTGGTTTCAGCGTGATCGCCGAAGGCGTGGAGACCGAGGCGCTGCTCGATCGGCTCGCCGCCCTGGGCTGTGACCAGGTGCAGGGGTACGTCATCAGCGCGCCGCTGCCTCCCGCCGCCCTCGAAGGCTGGCTCGCCGACTGGCAGACCCGCAGAAGCACGCCCGTCGAGACCGCTGCGGCCTCATAG
- a CDS encoding ParB/RepB/Spo0J family partition protein: MPATSTPADNTPTENTATQSSATPQSIEGEPAMTTTTTVTALNTRRESTPDEPSATKNAQGAGIEQRETEHVDLAGTGSARAGTADDSGRAHRLVWLDPRVLAVHPRNIRDDLGDLSGLADSIAAQGVLEALTVIPHTAADGTPGHQLVAGHRRAAAAVLAGLTAVPCVLRPDLALDGNAADGDRAAQAGHVGAMLAENLHRRGLSAVEEARGVQAMLDLGVPLARVAKSTGLGRKRVAKAAGVARLDGDTAAAVAGAGLTLDQAAAVAVYADDPDTTATLIAAAGEGPGQFAHALTRAKQARQEAEQAAALLAELIAAGRTVLDEDTGRAATRLADLEHDGRPLAADGHAGCPGAAVYVATTGWQGPQVIEVCTDPAGNGHRDRWTATVLPGGAAGEDPGDAEREAAAAERRATIENNKAMAAANETRREWIKGLLQRKTAPKAALRFTVETLAADPRALSRWLSGQPNRAQDQAAADLGIDAPGQWWTTRDKPALTLTSGEQVPDARLAVALLAHVAGAIESGLHRQSWRNPGAGDARWLRFLASCGYTLADIERQIVDAADQPTADPAPDAT, encoded by the coding sequence ATGCCCGCCACCAGCACCCCCGCCGACAACACCCCCACCGAGAACACCGCCACACAGAGCAGCGCCACCCCGCAGAGCATCGAAGGAGAACCCGCCATGACCACGACCACGACAGTCACCGCCCTGAACACCCGCCGGGAGAGCACGCCCGACGAGCCTTCCGCGACCAAAAACGCTCAAGGTGCCGGGATCGAACAGCGCGAGACCGAGCACGTCGACCTGGCCGGCACAGGCAGCGCACGCGCCGGAACGGCCGACGACAGCGGCCGGGCACACCGGCTGGTGTGGCTGGACCCCCGGGTGCTGGCCGTGCACCCCCGCAACATCCGCGACGACCTCGGCGACCTGTCCGGGCTGGCCGACTCCATCGCCGCCCAGGGCGTGCTGGAGGCCCTCACCGTGATCCCGCACACGGCCGCCGACGGCACGCCCGGCCATCAGCTGGTGGCCGGGCATCGCCGGGCGGCCGCCGCGGTCCTCGCCGGACTGACCGCGGTGCCGTGCGTGCTGCGCCCCGACCTCGCGCTCGACGGGAACGCCGCCGACGGCGACCGGGCCGCCCAGGCCGGGCACGTCGGCGCGATGCTGGCCGAAAACCTGCACCGCCGGGGCCTGTCCGCGGTGGAGGAGGCCCGCGGGGTGCAGGCGATGCTCGACCTCGGCGTGCCGCTGGCCAGGGTGGCCAAGTCCACCGGGCTCGGCCGCAAGCGGGTCGCCAAGGCCGCCGGCGTGGCCCGGCTGGACGGCGACACCGCCGCCGCGGTCGCCGGTGCCGGACTGACCCTGGACCAGGCCGCCGCCGTCGCCGTCTACGCCGACGACCCCGACACCACCGCGACCCTGATCGCGGCAGCGGGAGAGGGGCCCGGGCAGTTCGCCCACGCACTGACCCGCGCCAAGCAGGCCAGGCAGGAAGCGGAGCAGGCCGCCGCCCTGCTGGCGGAGCTGATCGCCGCCGGGCGCACCGTTCTGGACGAGGACACCGGCCGCGCCGCCACCCGGCTGGCCGACCTCGAGCACGACGGCCGGCCGCTGGCCGCCGACGGCCACGCCGGCTGCCCCGGTGCGGCGGTCTACGTCGCCACCACCGGCTGGCAGGGGCCACAGGTGATCGAGGTGTGCACCGACCCGGCCGGCAACGGCCACCGCGACCGCTGGACGGCCACTGTCCTACCCGGAGGCGCAGCGGGCGAGGACCCCGGCGACGCCGAACGTGAGGCCGCCGCGGCCGAACGGCGGGCCACCATCGAGAACAACAAGGCGATGGCGGCCGCCAACGAGACCCGCCGGGAGTGGATCAAGGGCCTGCTGCAGCGCAAGACCGCGCCCAAGGCGGCACTGCGGTTCACCGTCGAAACCCTGGCCGCCGACCCGCGGGCGCTGTCCCGCTGGCTGTCCGGGCAACCCAACCGCGCCCAAGATCAAGCGGCCGCCGACCTCGGCATCGACGCCCCCGGCCAGTGGTGGACCACCCGGGACAAGCCCGCGCTCACGCTGACCAGCGGCGAACAGGTGCCCGACGCCCGGCTCGCCGTGGCACTGCTGGCCCACGTCGCCGGCGCCATCGAGTCCGGGCTGCACCGCCAGTCCTGGCGCAACCCCGGCGCCGGCGACGCCCGCTGGCTGCGGTTCCTGGCCTCCTGCGGCTACACACTCGCCGACATCGAACGACAGATCGTCGACGCCGCCGACCAACCCACCGCCGACCCCGCACCCGACGCAACCTGA
- a CDS encoding ArdC-like ssDNA-binding domain-containing protein — protein MTSTNSTRSSAASGTSSRGSRSRRPQLSPAQREAADAARAAKIAALHDQIGEQVEALTADPQWRAMLDAAAKFHTYSVNNQLLIALQAARLGISPTRVAGFGTWKALGRSVVKGSTGLAVLAPCTYTPKDARAGTGTGQDTRRAAPAATTASGRAETAGEPASGDADQSARGRVLRGFRVAHVFDISQTEGYPLPDVVPELLTGDAPAALWDALATQVAAHGYTLTREACGQANGVTDPAARTVRVRPDVADAQAVKTLAHELAHIECGHTADGFDYRGCRGQAEAEAESVAYIVTAWAGLDAGAYTVPYVAAWSAGDTDVVCAAATTVTAAARRILDHLDGAEATETPPGDGDDAPPAGPAAQPGGARVLATA, from the coding sequence ATGACCAGCACCAACAGCACACGCAGCAGCGCGGCCAGCGGCACGAGCAGCAGGGGGAGCCGGAGCCGGCGGCCACAGCTCAGTCCGGCGCAGCGGGAGGCAGCCGACGCCGCCCGTGCGGCGAAGATCGCCGCCCTGCACGACCAGATCGGCGAACAGGTGGAGGCGCTCACCGCCGATCCGCAGTGGCGGGCGATGCTGGATGCCGCCGCGAAGTTCCACACCTACAGCGTGAACAACCAGCTGCTGATCGCACTGCAGGCGGCGCGGCTGGGCATCAGCCCGACCCGGGTCGCCGGTTTCGGCACCTGGAAGGCGCTGGGCCGCAGCGTGGTCAAGGGCTCCACGGGGCTCGCTGTCCTGGCTCCCTGCACCTACACCCCCAAGGACGCCCGAGCCGGCACCGGCACCGGGCAGGACACCCGTCGGGCCGCGCCCGCCGCCACGACAGCGTCAGGGAGGGCGGAGACGGCGGGGGAGCCGGCCAGCGGGGACGCCGACCAGTCGGCGCGGGGGCGGGTGCTGCGCGGGTTCCGGGTCGCGCACGTCTTCGACATCTCCCAGACCGAGGGCTACCCGCTGCCCGACGTTGTGCCGGAGCTGCTGACCGGTGACGCCCCCGCCGCGCTGTGGGACGCACTGGCCACCCAGGTCGCCGCGCACGGCTACACGCTCACCCGCGAGGCCTGCGGGCAGGCCAACGGCGTCACCGACCCGGCCGCCCGCACCGTGCGGGTCCGCCCGGACGTCGCCGACGCACAGGCGGTGAAGACCCTCGCCCACGAACTTGCGCACATCGAGTGCGGGCACACAGCCGACGGCTTCGACTACCGGGGCTGCCGCGGGCAGGCGGAGGCCGAAGCCGAGTCGGTCGCCTACATCGTCACAGCCTGGGCCGGACTGGACGCCGGCGCTTACACCGTCCCCTACGTCGCCGCCTGGTCGGCCGGGGACACCGACGTCGTCTGCGCCGCCGCGACCACGGTGACCGCCGCCGCCCGCCGCATTCTCGACCACCTCGACGGCGCCGAGGCCACCGAGACCCCGCCGGGGGATGGGGACGACGCCCCGCCCGCCGGACCGGCCGCGCAGCCCGGGGGCGCCCGCGTCCTCGCCACCGCCTGA
- a CDS encoding helix-turn-helix transcriptional regulator: MPDPTADHEPELLTITEAADVLRAPVATLRYWRHLGTGPNSFRLGRRVLYRRADLRTWIDAQAAQSPRR, translated from the coding sequence ATGCCCGACCCCACCGCCGACCACGAGCCCGAGTTGCTCACCATCACCGAGGCCGCGGACGTGCTCCGCGCCCCGGTCGCCACCCTCCGGTACTGGCGACACCTCGGCACCGGCCCGAACAGCTTCCGACTCGGCCGGCGCGTCCTCTACCGCCGCGCCGACCTGCGTACCTGGATCGACGCACAAGCAGCCCAGTCCCCGCGCCGATAG
- a CDS encoding LuxR family transcriptional regulator produces the protein MTEQPTGHPGPGEEAPPRERTVLVVDLDGEPLAPLRALEEILLCLGTWEDDDRRDPGTDTEPLRLPPPLADRIALAAVQQLLSALTPTQSRGPGCGRLLAPDGRYEHAPMTALTLPAADIDLLSATAAALGHPRLDADIADVVDAHAEPLAGGCRPAGRTDLVSLLARLAGLLDLAHTDDTRLLTARLRATPPGTDCVLSDAEEAAHARTADRMNHIWAHGSGIDRYLY, from the coding sequence GTGACTGAGCAGCCGACCGGCCACCCCGGACCGGGCGAGGAAGCCCCGCCAAGGGAGCGGACGGTGCTCGTCGTCGACCTCGACGGCGAGCCGCTGGCGCCGCTGCGCGCCCTGGAAGAGATCCTGCTGTGTCTGGGCACGTGGGAGGACGACGACCGGCGGGATCCGGGCACCGACACCGAGCCGCTGCGGCTGCCACCACCACTGGCCGACCGGATCGCCCTCGCCGCCGTGCAGCAGCTACTCAGCGCCCTGACGCCCACCCAGTCCCGGGGACCCGGGTGCGGCCGGCTGCTCGCGCCGGACGGCCGCTACGAGCACGCGCCGATGACCGCCCTCACCCTGCCCGCCGCCGACATCGACCTCCTCTCCGCAACCGCCGCCGCCCTCGGCCACCCTCGGCTGGACGCCGACATCGCCGACGTGGTCGACGCCCACGCCGAGCCGCTCGCCGGCGGCTGCCGCCCGGCCGGCCGCACAGACCTGGTCTCACTCCTCGCACGGCTGGCCGGCCTGCTCGACCTCGCCCACACCGACGACACCCGACTGCTCACCGCCCGGCTGCGGGCCACCCCGCCCGGCACCGACTGTGTGCTCAGCGACGCCGAGGAAGCCGCCCACGCCCGCACCGCCGACCGCATGAACCACATCTGGGCGCACGGCTCCGGCATCGACCGCTACCTCTACTGA
- a CDS encoding tyrosine-type recombinase/integrase encodes MTASVVTGSYVDPRAGRTTFDAYFRGWAERQVWAPMTEVSMDLARRKVTFGSVPIASLRASHLETWVKAMVAAGYAPNTVATRVNAVRAVLKSAVRDRVIAVDPSVGLRLPARRRAEHAMEIPTPDQIRALIDGSRPSMRAYLGVCAFAGLRLGEASGINREDVDFLGRRLHVRRQVQRRRGGPAELRQPKYGSERTIYLPDRLVEMLARHVERTGTATEGWLFHTADGRPLPPSTVNSWWQSTVRAAGTPVLHLHGLRHFYASGLIAAGCDVVTVQRALGHRSPSTTLDTYSHLWPSAEDRTRAGAAGLTDLVFDAAADSVRTEEHD; translated from the coding sequence GTGACGGCTTCAGTGGTCACCGGCAGCTACGTGGATCCGCGGGCCGGGCGGACGACTTTCGACGCGTACTTCCGAGGCTGGGCGGAGCGCCAGGTGTGGGCGCCCATGACCGAGGTGTCGATGGACCTGGCGCGGCGCAAGGTCACTTTCGGTTCGGTCCCCATCGCGTCGCTTCGGGCCTCGCACCTCGAGACTTGGGTCAAGGCGATGGTGGCCGCCGGGTACGCGCCCAACACTGTGGCTACCCGGGTCAACGCCGTCCGGGCGGTCCTCAAGTCCGCCGTGCGGGATCGGGTCATCGCCGTTGATCCCTCCGTTGGGCTCCGGCTGCCTGCTCGACGACGGGCAGAGCACGCGATGGAGATCCCGACACCGGACCAGATTCGAGCGCTGATCGATGGCTCCCGCCCCAGCATGCGGGCCTACCTGGGGGTCTGCGCCTTCGCCGGCCTGCGCTTGGGCGAGGCCTCCGGGATCAATCGGGAGGACGTCGACTTCCTCGGGAGGCGGCTGCACGTGCGCCGTCAGGTGCAGCGCCGCCGGGGTGGCCCCGCCGAACTACGGCAGCCCAAGTACGGATCGGAGCGGACGATCTATCTGCCCGACCGGCTGGTCGAGATGCTCGCCCGGCATGTCGAGCGCACCGGGACCGCGACGGAGGGGTGGCTGTTCCACACCGCCGACGGCCGTCCTCTTCCACCCAGCACCGTCAACTCGTGGTGGCAGTCGACCGTCCGGGCTGCCGGCACGCCGGTCCTGCATCTGCACGGGCTGCGGCACTTCTACGCCTCGGGCCTGATCGCTGCGGGCTGCGACGTGGTGACCGTGCAGCGGGCCCTGGGGCACCGGTCGCCGTCGACGACCCTGGACACCTACTCCCACCTGTGGCCCTCGGCGGAGGACCGGACCCGGGCGGGCGCAGCCGGTCTGACGGATCTGGTTTTCGACGCTGCTGCGGACTCAGTGCGGACCGAGGAACACGATTGA